DNA from Castor canadensis chromosome 3, mCasCan1.hap1v2, whole genome shotgun sequence:
TGGGCCATGGCAGAgacaaaaaggaggaagaaaagtggAGAACCAACATAAATACACACTTTCCATACATGATTTCATTTGATCTGCACATTGTCCTGTAGGACAtaatcaagcaaacaaacaaaccccaagcTCCTATAGTCGCCCAATGGGAGTCAGAGCTAAAACTCAAATCCAGCCCTGTGTAGCTCCCAAATCTTTTTGGCTTTTCTGtgattaaaaggaaaaggaaaactaagATTGAGGGAGCTCTCCCGGTCCCTCACACATGCCCCGACAGCACGCACAGGAGGACACATACAACCATTCACGAGGAGGACAGCAGACTCACTCATATCTCCATGGGGAGATGGCCCTGCTGTTAAGAGGTCCATCTTCGCTGGCTCTGCAGGATTCTGGGTGGTGGGCAAGACTAGCAGGCTCTGGGGGAGATACAGGCGCGGTGGTCCACTTCAGCAGCTCCTCAGGGAAAACTTGTCCTTTGCTGGGGCAGCAGCTGGGCCAATGGCTGCAGTCCCTCTGGAACCGAAAACTGAGGGTTCCCACAATCATTGCCATGAATGAAACCACCTGTAGGCAAAGGCCAGCAAGAAGAGTGCTCTTACCTAGTCTGGTTCCCAGCCCATCTGAACCTCTTCCAGAGCTGCTCTCTGAGATCCCAGATCTGGGAGCCCAGCCTCCCTCCACCCTCAGCAAAGTTCTCTGCCAGCCCTTAGTGTACTCACCTGGTACATGCTGGATGCTGCTCACTCAGCCAGCCACAGGTGCTACCTGACTGACACACAGGCCTTCTGGAACCAGGCTGACTGAAGAAGTTTAGAAGTCCTGGTTTTATTTTCAGCAAACCTGTTTtgtttattcaaatttatttccaCTATCTTTTAGAGGGTGTggcttgaaattaaaaacaaaacaaaacaaacctaaaagCATTTCTAAAAGCTGTTTAAAATGCTACCCTCATGGAAGCTGTGATGACTGTCATTATCAGCCTGGTTGCTCTTTGCACTTTTCCGGGGTGTGGGGTCAAAGCATTCTGCTAGTCTGTGTCTTTGTGAACTAGCATATGGAAATTACCCCGGGTTGGTTTGACAGCTCAAATTAGGGATGTCATCTAACCTCCTTTCCAGAGGCCTCATTTCCATGATCTCTGCTACTCCCACCTAGAGTCTGAGCGCcactctttcccttcttcccagaAGTCCCTGATCCCCCTCATGTCCCTTCCACTGCATCTCCTTGCTCCCCCATCCCCTTGGTTCTCTGACTCTTCATCTCCAGTTGCTACCCCATCCATACACCCACACTTTCCAGGGCCTCTTCCTTGGGACAGGGATGTAGGTCTTATCTCACAGGGCTGCCAGGAAGGCCCTGACTGCAGTAGTTTGTTGGCTGGATGGGCAAGGCTTGCTGGAAGAAGCTGTGGGTGACTGTTCCCATTGCACAAATGAGAAAGTGGAgcaaggaagaggaggagcagggACAACCTTACCTAAGACCCAATACAAGGTCTCCCCCCTCACACACCAGGTCTTGAGGACAAGGCTTGATGCAGGGATAGCCACTGCTCCTGGGCCATGCACACTTGGCCTCAGCATTCTCAGAAACATGGAACACTGTTGGAAGGCTGACCCCAAAAGACAATGGCCAGGGTCCAGACTGCCAGGGAGGACTGTTCCAGACCTTTCTCTTCAAGCTTGCTCATTGCCTACTCCACcccaacacactcacacacagacattGTCTCTAGAGTAATGTTTCCTGATTTGCATGTGCTTTCCCTCAGAAAATACTCCTGTAGTAACCAAGGACTCGGGACTAAACAAAGGGAATAGAGTGAGGGGAAATCTTTCAAATGCTATAAGGTAAAGCAGCCCCAAAGGAGCGATGAGATGCCGGAAGGCATTCTGCAAAAACCAGGAGCTGCTCTGGTGAGTACTGGGGGGTCTGTGGGGGGAGGTGCTCAGGAGAAACAGGTGGTGACCACGAATGTGGGAGCAGTAGGAAGAGCAAAGAGTATAGGAACACCATCACCCACCGCCACACCCACCCTTGCCACGCCAAGTTCCCAGGCATCTTCTCTCTTCTATGCACTGCTGGCCTCGATCCTGTGCACTcagtgtgccaggcattgtgctacaCCCTGGACATACATCATCTCATTTTATCCTGACAATAAGATGATGACATGGAAACTATTATCCTcatattacagatgaggaaactgagaaccAACGAAATTCAGTAAactactcaaggtcacacagaaagAGGCTGAGCCAGTTTTCCCTTTCAGCCCCGAATAAATCTAAACCTAAGCCCCTCGAAAGGAGCTATGACCAACCTGCTCTCTGTGAATGGAAGGGAGCCTCCACGGTGAATGCTTTCCTTCTCACCTGGGCTTAGGTTAGACTGGTCTCACTTGCACCTGCCCAAGGCCACAGGGTATCCCTGCCCCCTTAGGCATTCAGCCTCTTGGCTGTGATCCACTACTCCAGCTTCCTGTTCCCTAACTTTTGATCTGGCACATGCCTCAATGTGGCTTCTGGTGTTCCTAAACAACCCCCAACTCCAGATCGGGCTCTTAGGTGTCAATGTTGTTTCAGGAGAGCTGGATTTCTATGGGTCTACCCAAATAATCAGATCCCCAGGGCCAAAGGAGCAAAACTGGAGTCTGATCTTGGCCCCCATGCAAGAAGGGGTTCTCAGAGGGGCTGGAAGTGATCCCAGTTTCTTGTTCCAACTGCTGACACTGCAAAAAGGACTCCGTCTGAGTGACTGGGACATTGCCCTTCAGGAGAGGCCACTGGGATATCCCTCTGTCTCTGTACCTCAGGGCACAGGAAACCCTGAAGAGGGAGGATCCCTACAGGTACACAGTCTCCACCAGGATTAACTTTTCTCATCCCATGTGACCAGGCCTGACTCAAGAACCTCTGCTATGAGCCACATGCCCCTACCGCCCCACCCCGTTTGTTCAGTCTCTGTCCTTATCTCTGTAGTAGCTTTGTGGGACTCTTTACGGTGACTCCCTGTCATGAGAAACATTTTCCAGAGGGTTTCCTCCTGGAGTGACTGGTTTTGGAATCCCTGAGTCACTTCAGCTTCCAGGGAATCCTTAGGGGCGTGGAGGTATGGGACAGCAATAAGGAGAATGCTGGAGGCGAGAGTAAAGGAGGGTTTGCCCAGCACCTGACATCAAAGGTCAACATGTCCCAATATGTCCTTCCAACATGTCCTAACCTGGGATTACTACCCCTGTGCTTCTGAGAAAAAAGGTCAACACATACAAGGAAAAGGCAGGGAAAATGTGATGGAATATACTTTCCATTCCTGGCTTGGAAAAGATCTTGGGACTTGCAGGGAGTTGGAATGTGACTGTCCTACAGCCATGTTCAGAAAGATATTCAAGTCCTCACCTGTGCCCTTGAAGTTTTGGCCCAGCCTTTGAGCAGTTCTTGATTGTAGGTCCTCTCTCTGTTCTTCTCTCCTCATTGGTAAGAGTATGTGTGCTCAGGGACATTGACTTGGATGACCAGAAAGGTGCCAAGTAGCTTGGTTGTTCTGGACCTCAGTTCCTGAAATACTGCACCATCCACAGGACTCAGCAAGGTCTATTGAAACTCATTCATATTCACCTTATGCAAACCTGGGCCAACAGATTGTAAAATGTTGGAATACTTTTGCACCTGCTGGTAAGTAGATGCTGCCCTCAGCCTTGGGATACCCCCCTTCCCATCACAACttcctatgatccagcaatcaaaGAGTGAATGCTTGACACAGATGGAGCTCACCAGAATTTTGCTGCCAGGTTCTCATTTAGAGGTGATAACAGCTCTGGCtgttaattatttttaacatCACCTTTAGCTACAAAATGCTTAGGCTCAGGAGCCTGCTTTCAAGGAGAACCCAATTTGAACTGGGAGACACATGGAAAATCCAAATTAGAAGGACAAagaagctgggcaccaatggcgctcgcctgtaatcccagctactcaggaggcagagatcaggaggatggcgattcaaatccagtccaggcaaatagtttgtgagaccctatctcaaaaaaacccatcacaaaaaggggctggtggagtggctcaaggtgtaggccctgagttcaagccctggtaccacaaaaaaaaaaaaaaaaaagccagacccgggcaaatagttctcaagagccTATCAGCTTACTCAGTTTTGTCCTATACTGAGTATAGGACATACTGCCTGTGTTCATTCATCTGTTCACTAAGTATTTGTTGAGCACCTACTATACATCAGGCACTACCCTTCTAAATTCAGGGAATGCAGAGGAGAACAAGCCAGAAAAGGTGCCTGCTTCAATGATGCTTACGTTTTAGGATAAAACAGATGATAAATAAGAAGATAGTTTCTGGTGATAGTAAGtgttatgaagaaaatgaaacagtatTATGAAATAGGGAGTCACTGTGGAGGGCAGGGGactggggaggctgggagagcaacTCTAATTTGGAAAGCCAGGAAAGGCCTTTTCTGAAGATGCAGCATTCGACATGATAATTGAAAAGGTCTGCAGGAAGACTGGTCTAGGCAGAGGAAGCGGGACATGCGGAGTACTAGAAGAGGGAAAGGACTTGGTAAATTTGAGTAACAGGATAGTGTGGAGGGAAAACAAGGGATGAAGGGAAGAGTAGGATGAGATGAGATGGAAAAGCTAGATAGGGACCAGATCACATATGCTATGGTGGAGCATCTGCATTTTATTTCAAGGCCAATGAGAAGGTATTGACTGGATTCAAGCATAATCTAAGTGTGGTTTGCACTGTGCTGTCTCTCACCTACACTCCCCACGCACTGTGCCCCACTAGCCATTTCCCAAGCCACCATCTTGCTTGGTCCTAGCAAGACCTCTTCTGGTCTCCATTTAGTTCCCTGTCCACCTCCACTTTGGGCTCCCATTTAGCTTGGAAGATTCTGGGTAGAGATCATATGTAGCAAACTCCTCAGGGGCCCATGTCTTTGTGCTAAGGTAGCCAGGCCCCCTGGGCTGGGGTCTGGAGGACGATGGAGTCCTTCCTAGTGGCCACCTCCAACCAGACTGGAGCTGGGATGAAGGAGCTTTCCCTTCAGATGgatctagaaatttaaaaattcctttgcaTGCTAATGGAATCTGAGTGTGTTCAAGATTCCTAGCCCCACTCACAGGAGATCTGTACTCCATCTCTGACAGCCAGGCCCAGAGTCAACATCATTCATCCCCATGTTCACCCCAGAATCTCTCAGTAATCCAACCCCATAGGTGCCACCTCTCCCCTCTGTAGAGGGTACTTCCATAGGTACGCAGGCAACAGGGTGAGGAAGGAGTTGGGACAGGTACTCTGCTTCACATACTATCCTAGGAAATGCCCGCAATTTggccgggggtgggggaggggtgggggtgggcggGGTGGGCGGGAACAGTCCCAAGGCCTCAGGTTCACAAAAGGCCTTAAATAAGACTTTTGATATTATCTCCAAATGAAGTAATGACTAGAGTCACTGTCTATTTTATGTGTTTGAAATGTTAATTTGTTAAAATGTAAACACTGAAAACGTACTGTAGGTTTTCAACTGTGTTAAGcatcttgatttttaaataccaagatgtttttaaatctcaaaaatggaaaaaggCAGTCTTTCCTCTAACCTCTGAGAAGCTCTGGTGTATATCCCCAAAAGAAAGACTCAGGGAAGGGGGATGGCTGGAGGGAGGCAAAGGGCCCAGTTTTCTACTGAAACTCCTGGGAGCAAGATCCCAGACCCTCTGAAAGAGTTCAGCTCTTTAGTGCACGCAGTCCCCAGTTCTGCTCCTTCTAGCAGCAAAAGCCAGCCAAGCTCATGAAAGAGGACAGGCCCAGACTGGCAGAGGAGGCGAAGAGGCCGTCCAACCGGCTCGCCTGCAGATCTGGAGTCAGACGCTCAGGCTTCAAGTTCTCTCGCCAGCGCCAGATTCCCAGCCTGTGCCCGGCAAGAACCGGCCGGCTAACCCTGCCACTCTTGAAGAGGCAGTACCGGGAGCGGAGAGGCTCGGACCAGGACCCCAGCTAGGCGGAAGGAGCGCACTCCCTCCCACGGGAAAGACAGATGTGGGGCTAATgaaagggaggcagagagaggcgcGGGACTGGCGGGATAGAGCGGGGGCGTGGCGGGGAGAGAGCGGGAAGCGCCCAAAAGCGAGCGGACCAGACCACCCCGGAGGTCCAGAGGAAGAGGCGACAAGGAGAGAGGCCAGGCTGGGACTTGCAGCTTGGCCCGAGGGTCCCAGCTGAAACTCAACACCGCCCTTGGAAGGATCGTCCCCTTTTCTCCTccgccccttcccttcccctcccctcccttttcccctccctcctttctcttaatCCCCAGAACTAAGCCCCGCGCCGGAGAGGAGAGGGCccgaagggaggaggaagagctgCACAGAGAGGGAGCCGGGAGCCCGggaaaaggggagggaaggggagccGCGTGTGAGGGGTGAGCCTAGGGGACACGCGCCACCCCCCGGACCCTTCCCAGCCCTTTGAGTGTTCCCACCCCCAGGCGTGTCCCCAGGACCCCAGCCCctgctccttcctctcctctttgcTCCTTTTGCTTTGGTGGCCTTTCTTTTCCGTCCCAAAGACAACCAGGAGGTGCCTTAGGCTTTCTTTGGGGTGCGCCGAGGGGCCCTTACGTAGGGGCGCGTGTGAGCGGGGCCGAGAGGGCCAGGGGGCCGAGGTTGGGGGCGGTAGCTTGTGGCCTGGCGGCGTGAGACCGAGAGGTGGGGGGGGCGAGCCCCCCAACTGCCTGGACTCCGGCAGCGCGCGGGCCAGGCCGTCCCGCCTCTTCGAGTGGTGGCTGCGTGCAGGCCGGGCTGTCCCCGAAGAGGCGCGCTCGCGGGGTCTCCAGTCCCAGGGCGGGCGAGGGTCTGTCGGTCCAGAAAGCTGCGGCCCAGCAGCCTAGCCCCACGGCAACGCTTCTCGGAGGCCTTGGGCGCCAGCCTGGCCTCCTTTGGCCAACTCGGGCGAGCGTGAAGAGGCACAAACCGCCCCGTCCTGGCTCTTCCTACCTCCCAGCAGGTCCTGCCGCAGTGCCCTGGGCCGTCGTGGCGACAAGCACAGCCCAGGGAGCGGGGCTCCCAGGCGCGGCCCGCGGGAGGGGAGGGTTGGCCCCTGAACTCGCTCGTCCGGCCCAACCGCCCCGGCGGCTTCTCCCAGCCCTCGGGGCCGTCCTGAGCGGCCTGGAGAGGCGTCGAGGGCGGCCCCAGCCCCCCGCCTCCCCGCCCGCACCTGCCTTGGAAGGGAGCCTTCGGCCCATGCGAGCCCAGGAGGCCTCTGCGGCCTAGGGCAGGCAGCTCCCGGGGCCTGGCCCACCCGGCGGCCCCCGGGAGGCCGTGGGGACAGTACGGAGCGCGCGCCCCTTGGATGAGATCCCGCAGCGACGCCCTGGCCcgccctgctcctcctcctgcttGGCCAAGCTGCCTCCCATTTGGGACGTTTTGtagattttctttctccttctccaacGTCGGTGGAGGCCACCGCTCAAGCACCACAGCGTGGGGCAGCCTCCGTGCTTGGAGGTCGCGAACCATGGTGCAAGGCAGCCACCGCTGAAGTCAGCGAAACCGAGCCTGGTCTAAGGCAGGCAGCGCTGGAGGCCAAGGCCATGGCCATTGCCACGTCGGTGAGTCCACCAAGGAAAGGAGACTGACTGCCTGGCAGACCTCTAGCCTGCCCTGCGCTCCTGTCGCTTTTAGTTCtgttctctctttgtctctctccccTGTATCCCTTTCTTCTGGAAGACTCTGTGTCGTCTCACTTTtgtctcccttctccctctccttatcCCCCTGCTCCTCCTGGTCCCGGGTTcgctcctccttccctccccctccccattctcTTTCTAGAGGCTGCGGCTGGATGGAGGGGAGGGGGCAAGTGTAACCCCAGTCCTATCTGCTCTTTTCTGGGCGGGAACAGATGGCCACTGGTGGTTGGCAGGGGCCTGTGATTGAGAAGCAAGTAAAAGGGGCTGAAAAGACTTAGTGGCTCAAGAAAAATAGGAGGCCCATCTCTAGAGGGGGAATGGAGGAAAGGAGGTAAATACAGCAAAAGAGGGTGATTAGGCAGAGAAAATCATACAGATGGAAGATGGGAGATGATGTCAGCCTGCCTTAGGCCACTTTCTGGGGACAAAGGGAGGAGACAGCTGGCATGGGACAGTGGGAGGAGGCCTCCCCCATTAAGCCAGCCATTCCCTCACAAGTCAGCTGGGCCCCTAGGAGGAGATAGAACAGGGGTGGTCACACCCATCATCGATCATTCATTCTATCAGCAACTCTGGCTCGAGTTCTGGCAACTGCAAGGCCCAGAAGTTTGGCTCCATTGGACAGATTTCAAACCTAACTCAGGGAGGAGCACTCCACAGTCCCACCTCTTCTTTCT
Protein-coding regions in this window:
- the Il25 gene encoding interleukin-25 isoform X1; the encoded protein is MRREEQREDLQSRTAQRLGQNFKGTGLLKIKPGLLNFFSQPGSRRPVCQSGSTCGWLSEQHPACTSFRFQRDCSHWPSCCPSKGQVFPEELLKWTTAPVSPPEPASLAHHPESCRASEDGPLNSRAISPWRYELDRDLNRLPQDLYHARCLCPHCVSLQTGSHMDPLGNSELLYHNQTVFYRRPCHGEQGAHHGYCLERRVYRVSLACVCVRPRVMA
- the Il25 gene encoding interleukin-25 isoform X2; translation: MSLSTHTLTNEERRTERGPTIKNCSKAGPKLQGHSQPGSRRPVCQSGSTCGWLSEQHPACTSFRFQRDCSHWPSCCPSKGQVFPEELLKWTTAPVSPPEPASLAHHPESCRASEDGPLNSRAISPWRYELDRDLNRLPQDLYHARCLCPHCVSLQTGSHMDPLGNSELLYHNQTVFYRRPCHGEQGAHHGYCLERRVYRVSLACVCVRPRVMA